From a region of the Pan paniscus chromosome 19, NHGRI_mPanPan1-v2.0_pri, whole genome shotgun sequence genome:
- the COPRS gene encoding coordinator of PRMT5 and differentiation stimulator isoform X1, with protein MDLQAAGAQAQGAAEPSRGPPLPSARGAPPSPEAGFATADHSDQERETEKAMDRLAHGAQSIPNDSPARGEGTHSEEEGFAMDEEDSDGELNTWELSEGTNCPPKEQPGDLFNEDWDSELKADQGNPYDADDIQESISQELKPWVCCAPQGDMIYDPSWHHPPPLIPYYSKMVFETGQFDDAED; from the exons ATGGACCTTCAGGCCGCCGGGGCCCAGGCGCAGGGGGCCGCGGAGCCGTCTCGGGGCCCGCCGCTGCCTAGCGCGCGGGGGGCGCCCCCCAGCCCGGAG GCTGGCTTTGCTACAGCTGACCACTCCGATcaggagagagagactgagaaggCTATGGATCGACTAG CCCATGGAGCACAGAGCATTCCTAATGACAGTCCTGCCCGGGGTGAGGGCACCCATTCTGAAGAGGAAGGCTTTGCCATGGATGAGGAGGACTCTGATGGAGAACTGAATACCTGGGAGCTGTCAGAAGGGACAAACTGTCCACCCAAGGAACAGCCTGGTGATCTTTTTAATGAGGACTGGGACTCGGAGTTGAAAGCCGATCAAGGGAATCCATATG ATGCTGACGACATCCAGGAGAGCATTTCTCAAGAGCTTAAACCTTGGGTGTGCTGTGCCCCACAAGGAGACATGATCTATGACCCCAGCTGGCACCATCCGCCTCCACTGATACCCTATTATTCCAAGATGGTCTTTGAAACAGGACAGTTTGATGATGCTGAAGATTGA
- the COPRS gene encoding coordinator of PRMT5 and differentiation stimulator isoform X2, giving the protein MGGDAGDREPGPAARSLGEGQAGFATADHSDQERETEKAMDRLAHGAQSIPNDSPARGEGTHSEEEGFAMDEEDSDGELNTWELSEGTNCPPKEQPGDLFNEDWDSELKADQGNPYDADDIQESISQELKPWVCCAPQGDMIYDPSWHHPPPLIPYYSKMVFETGQFDDAED; this is encoded by the exons ATGGGAGGTGACGCTGGTGACCGAGAGCCGGGGCCCGCTGCCAGGAGCCTGGGCGAGGGCCAG GCTGGCTTTGCTACAGCTGACCACTCCGATcaggagagagagactgagaaggCTATGGATCGACTAG CCCATGGAGCACAGAGCATTCCTAATGACAGTCCTGCCCGGGGTGAGGGCACCCATTCTGAAGAGGAAGGCTTTGCCATGGATGAGGAGGACTCTGATGGAGAACTGAATACCTGGGAGCTGTCAGAAGGGACAAACTGTCCACCCAAGGAACAGCCTGGTGATCTTTTTAATGAGGACTGGGACTCGGAGTTGAAAGCCGATCAAGGGAATCCATATG ATGCTGACGACATCCAGGAGAGCATTTCTCAAGAGCTTAAACCTTGGGTGTGCTGTGCCCCACAAGGAGACATGATCTATGACCCCAGCTGGCACCATCCGCCTCCACTGATACCCTATTATTCCAAGATGGTCTTTGAAACAGGACAGTTTGATGATGCTGAAGATTGA